From Catenulispora sp. GP43, one genomic window encodes:
- a CDS encoding response regulator transcription factor — translation MLVVEDDTDLAALLTDLIEGEGYHVDTAHDAQRGLHLGLAHDYRVMVIDRRLPGMDGLELVAGLRRRAVTARVLILTALGAHAERVRGLDGGADDYLTKPFDVEELLARVRALDRRFADESELLRLGEGFLDRQARDVALPDGTRVPLSPREFDLLDTLAARPRAVHSRSQLRSQVFPDTAAESVVDTYVYYLRRKLGRQIVRTVYGLGYRIGML, via the coding sequence CTGCTCGTCGTCGAGGACGACACCGACCTCGCCGCCCTGCTCACGGATCTGATCGAGGGCGAGGGCTACCACGTGGACACCGCCCACGACGCGCAGCGCGGCCTGCACCTGGGCCTGGCCCACGACTACCGGGTCATGGTGATCGACCGGCGGCTGCCCGGGATGGACGGTCTGGAGCTGGTGGCCGGGCTGCGCCGCCGGGCGGTCACCGCCCGGGTCCTGATCCTCACCGCGCTCGGCGCCCACGCCGAGCGGGTCCGCGGTCTCGACGGCGGTGCCGACGACTACCTGACCAAACCCTTCGACGTCGAGGAGCTGCTGGCCCGGGTGCGCGCGCTGGACCGCCGGTTCGCCGACGAGTCGGAGCTGCTGCGGCTCGGCGAGGGCTTCCTGGACCGGCAGGCGCGCGACGTCGCCCTGCCGGACGGCACCCGGGTGCCGCTCTCGCCGCGCGAGTTCGATCTGCTGGACACCCTGGCCGCGCGGCCCCGGGCCGTCCACTCCCGCTCCCAGCTGCGCTCCCAGGTGTTCCCGGACACGGCCGCCGAGTCGGTCGTCGACACCTATGTGTACTACCTGCGCCGTAAGCTCGGCCGGCAGATCGTGCGGACCGTCTACGGCCTCGGCTACCGGATAGGCATGCTGTGA